A region of the Geomonas subterranea genome:
CCGGGCAAGGTCTCACCCGTGCAGAGCCTGCGCAACGACCTCGGCTACACCAGCTCCAGCGTCATCTACTGCACCGCCTGCCACGGCAGCGACCAGAGCGTCAAGGCGGGAGGCACCGGCCCCAACGGGCCGCACGGCTCCAACTACCCGTATCTCCTGCTGGCCCGCTACGACACCGAGACCTACCCGCGCAGCTACAGCGACTCGAGCTACGCGCTCTGCTTTCGCTGCCACGCCCAGGAGCGCCTTTTCGCCGCCACCTCCCCCTTCTCCGTCCCCGCAACGGGACTTCCCCTGCACGACCTCCACGTCGTGCAGCAGGGTGTCCCCTGTTTCATCTGCCACGACCCCCACGGCACCAGCCGCGCCGGCGGGGCCACCGACCAGAAGAACTCCCACCTGATCAACTTCGCCACCAACTTCCAGGTGGTGGCCAGCTACGACGGTACCAGCTACCCC
Encoded here:
- a CDS encoding cytochrome c3 family protein encodes the protein MKETALYEYEVCFKCHGDKNFSSTPIVRQLPSLNLRLKFALENPSYHPVEGPGKVSPVQSLRNDLGYTSSSVIYCTACHGSDQSVKAGGTGPNGPHGSNYPYLLLARYDTETYPRSYSDSSYALCFRCHAQERLFAATSPFSVPATGLPLHDLHVVQQGVPCFICHDPHGTSRAGGATDQKNSHLINFATNFQVVASYDGTSYPRSCTSSCHSDNPRTYGPAAAPAGRLVPRIKRPALRPF